The Novosphingobium kaempferiae genome includes a window with the following:
- the gltB gene encoding glutamate synthase large subunit, with protein sequence MGFPKPQGLYDARNEHDACGVGFVAHIKGQKNHAIITQALEILKNIDHRGAVGADPLLGDGAGILTQLPDQLFRTWAAGEGLELPQPGDYAVAMCFLPQDDAAREMIVSIFEKFIKKEGQYLIGWRDVPVTLDGLGKTVLESMPVIRQCFVGRGESCADQDAFERKILAIRKQTQNPLKALAEKHDMPGLTELYMPSFSTRTIVYKGLLLATQVGSFYDDLRNPEFVSALGLVHQRFSTNTFPSWKLAHPFRFMAHNGEINTVRGNVNWMNARRRTMESELLGADLDKMWPLIPHGQSDTACLDNALELLLAGGYSLVHAMMMLIPEAWAGNPLMTPERRAFYEYHAALMEPWDGPAAVAFTDGRQIGATLDRNGLRPARFLVTDDDICVMASESGVLPIKEDNIVRKWRLQPGRMLLIDFEEGRIIEDEEIKTKLAEAEPYEQWLEQAQYKLADLDVIEPELAELPKPTGTLLDRQQAFGYTQEDTTRFLEPMAVNADDPLGSMGTDTPIPVLSSKSRLLYDYFKQNFAQVTNPPIDPIREELVMSLVTMVGPRPNLLGHDAGTHKRLEVSQPILTDLGLAKIRSVEAALDGAFRTGTIDMTWDAKTGAEGLEMAIKEMCWAATEAVLADKNILVLSDRAVGQDRIAMPALLATAAVHHHLVRQGLRMQTGLVVETGEAREVHHFCALAGYGAEAINPYLALETIEAIRVRKNLPVSAEQAAKNYVYAIGKGIRKVMSKMGISTYQSYCGAQIFDAVGLSTPFVDKYFGGTATSIEGAGLAEIAEETVRRHSAAYGDNPIYKNMLDVGGIYGQRIRGEEHAWTSENIGLLQHAVRGNVPAKYKEFAQTINDQSERMLTIRGLMEFVPGQSIHIDDVEPASEIVKRFATGAMSYGSISWEAHTTLALAMNRIGGKSNTGEGGEDPKRFTPLPNGDSMRSSIKQVASGRFGVTTEYLVNADDIQIKMAQGAKPGEGGQLPGDKVDRTIGATRHSTPGVGLISPPPHHDIYSIEDIAQLIHDLKNVNPKSRVSVKLVSEVGVGTVAAGVSKARADHITISGYEGGTGASPLTSLTHAGSPWEIGLAETQQTLLLNNLRSRVVVQADGGLRTGRDVAIAALLGADEFGFATAPLIAAGCIMMRKCHLNTCPVGVATQDPVLRARFTGQPEHVINYFFFVAEELRAIMAELGFRTIPEMVGRVDKLDMKKAISHWKAKGVDLSKVLYQAPLGDSPSLNWSETQDHGLENALDNALIEAAADALENRQPVRIEKPVINVNRTVGAMLSGEVARRFGHAGLPDNTINVKLTGVAGQSFAAWLAHGVTLDLTGDANDYVGKGLSGGRVIVRQPGHVDRDPTKNIIVGNTVLYGAISGEAFFNGVGGERFAVRNSGAIAVVEGCGDHGCEYMTGGVVTVLGKTGRNFAAGMSGGIAYVYDEDGDFAKLVNPSMVDLLPISADADEEEGTGRPQQRTSSVTDLGMGDPLRHDADRLRILLERHHLHTGSKRARALLDDWSNTLGKFVKVMPRDYAKALRQQEAERLEAASVAAE encoded by the coding sequence ATGGGATTTCCTAAGCCCCAGGGCCTTTATGACGCGCGCAATGAACACGACGCCTGCGGTGTGGGCTTCGTCGCCCATATCAAGGGCCAGAAAAACCACGCGATCATTACCCAGGCTCTGGAGATTCTGAAAAACATCGACCACCGCGGCGCGGTGGGCGCGGACCCGCTGCTGGGTGACGGCGCGGGCATCCTGACCCAGCTTCCCGACCAGCTGTTCCGCACCTGGGCCGCCGGCGAAGGCCTCGAACTGCCGCAGCCGGGCGACTACGCGGTCGCCATGTGCTTCCTGCCGCAGGACGATGCCGCGCGCGAGATGATCGTCTCGATCTTCGAGAAGTTCATCAAGAAGGAAGGCCAGTACCTGATCGGCTGGCGCGACGTGCCCGTCACGCTCGATGGCCTCGGCAAGACCGTGCTCGAATCGATGCCGGTCATCCGCCAGTGCTTCGTCGGCCGCGGCGAGAGCTGCGCCGACCAGGATGCGTTCGAGCGCAAGATCCTCGCGATCCGCAAGCAGACGCAGAACCCGCTCAAGGCGCTGGCAGAAAAGCACGACATGCCCGGCCTGACCGAGCTGTACATGCCCAGCTTCTCGACCCGCACGATCGTCTACAAGGGCCTGCTGCTGGCGACCCAGGTGGGCTCGTTCTACGACGACCTGCGCAACCCCGAGTTCGTCTCGGCGCTCGGCCTCGTCCACCAGCGCTTCTCGACCAACACCTTCCCGAGCTGGAAGCTGGCGCACCCGTTCCGCTTCATGGCCCACAACGGCGAGATCAACACGGTTCGCGGCAACGTGAACTGGATGAACGCGCGCCGCCGCACCATGGAATCGGAGCTGCTCGGCGCCGACCTCGACAAGATGTGGCCGCTGATCCCGCACGGCCAGTCGGATACCGCGTGCCTCGACAACGCGCTGGAGCTGCTGCTGGCCGGTGGCTACAGCCTCGTCCACGCGATGATGATGCTCATCCCCGAGGCGTGGGCGGGCAACCCGCTGATGACCCCGGAGCGCCGCGCGTTCTACGAATACCACGCCGCGCTGATGGAGCCGTGGGACGGCCCCGCCGCCGTCGCCTTCACCGACGGTCGCCAGATCGGCGCGACGCTGGACCGCAACGGCCTGCGCCCCGCCCGCTTCCTCGTCACCGACGACGACATCTGCGTGATGGCGTCCGAGAGCGGCGTCCTTCCGATCAAGGAAGACAACATCGTGCGCAAGTGGCGTCTCCAGCCCGGCCGCATGCTGCTGATCGACTTCGAGGAAGGCCGCATCATCGAGGACGAGGAGATCAAGACCAAGCTGGCCGAGGCCGAGCCCTACGAGCAGTGGCTGGAGCAGGCGCAGTACAAGCTGGCCGACCTCGACGTGATCGAGCCGGAACTGGCCGAGCTGCCCAAGCCCACCGGCACCCTGCTCGATCGCCAGCAGGCGTTCGGCTACACGCAGGAGGACACCACCCGCTTCCTCGAACCGATGGCCGTCAACGCCGACGATCCGCTCGGCTCGATGGGCACCGACACGCCGATCCCGGTTCTCTCGTCGAAGTCGCGCCTGCTGTACGACTACTTCAAGCAGAACTTCGCGCAGGTGACCAACCCGCCGATCGACCCGATCCGCGAGGAACTGGTGATGAGCCTCGTCACCATGGTCGGCCCGCGCCCGAACCTGCTCGGCCATGACGCGGGCACGCACAAGCGCCTCGAAGTCAGCCAGCCGATCCTGACCGATCTCGGCCTCGCCAAGATCCGCTCGGTGGAGGCCGCGCTCGACGGCGCGTTCCGCACCGGCACCATCGACATGACCTGGGACGCCAAGACCGGCGCCGAAGGGCTGGAGATGGCGATCAAGGAGATGTGCTGGGCCGCGACCGAAGCGGTGCTGGCGGACAAGAACATCCTCGTCCTGTCCGACCGCGCGGTCGGACAGGACCGGATCGCCATGCCCGCGCTGCTGGCGACCGCCGCCGTCCACCACCACCTCGTCCGCCAAGGCCTGCGCATGCAGACCGGCCTCGTCGTGGAAACCGGCGAAGCGCGCGAAGTCCATCACTTCTGCGCCCTCGCCGGCTACGGCGCGGAGGCGATCAACCCCTACCTCGCGCTCGAGACGATCGAGGCGATCCGCGTCCGCAAGAACCTGCCGGTCTCGGCCGAGCAGGCGGCGAAGAACTACGTCTACGCCATCGGCAAGGGCATCCGTAAGGTCATGTCCAAGATGGGCATCTCGACCTACCAGTCGTACTGCGGCGCGCAGATCTTCGACGCGGTCGGCCTGTCCACCCCGTTCGTCGACAAGTACTTCGGCGGCACCGCCACCTCGATCGAGGGTGCGGGCCTTGCCGAGATCGCGGAAGAGACCGTGCGCCGCCACTCGGCCGCCTACGGTGACAACCCGATCTACAAGAACATGCTCGACGTGGGCGGCATCTACGGCCAGCGCATCCGCGGCGAGGAACACGCCTGGACCAGCGAGAACATCGGCCTGCTCCAGCACGCCGTTCGCGGCAACGTTCCGGCCAAGTACAAGGAATTCGCGCAGACCATCAACGACCAGTCGGAGCGCATGCTCACGATCCGGGGCCTGATGGAATTCGTGCCCGGCCAGTCGATCCACATCGACGACGTCGAGCCCGCGAGCGAGATCGTGAAGCGCTTCGCCACCGGCGCGATGAGCTACGGCTCGATCAGCTGGGAAGCGCACACCACGCTGGCGCTGGCGATGAACCGCATCGGCGGCAAGTCGAACACCGGTGAGGGCGGCGAGGATCCCAAGCGCTTCACGCCGCTGCCCAACGGCGATTCGATGCGCTCGTCGATCAAGCAGGTCGCCTCGGGCCGCTTCGGCGTCACCACCGAGTACCTCGTCAACGCCGACGACATCCAGATCAAGATGGCCCAGGGCGCCAAGCCCGGCGAAGGCGGCCAGCTGCCCGGCGACAAGGTCGACCGCACCATCGGCGCGACCCGTCACTCGACCCCGGGCGTCGGCCTGATCTCGCCGCCGCCGCACCACGACATCTACTCGATCGAGGACATCGCGCAGCTCATTCACGATCTCAAGAACGTGAACCCGAAGTCGCGCGTCTCGGTCAAGCTGGTGTCCGAAGTGGGCGTGGGCACGGTCGCGGCGGGCGTCTCCAAGGCGCGCGCGGACCACATCACGATCTCGGGCTACGAAGGCGGCACCGGCGCTTCGCCGCTGACCTCGCTGACGCACGCGGGCTCGCCCTGGGAAATCGGCCTCGCCGAGACCCAGCAGACCCTGCTGCTCAACAACCTGCGCAGCCGCGTGGTGGTGCAGGCCGACGGCGGCCTGCGCACCGGTCGCGACGTCGCCATCGCCGCGCTCCTTGGCGCGGACGAGTTCGGCTTCGCCACCGCCCCGCTGATCGCGGCGGGCTGCATCATGATGCGCAAGTGCCACCTCAACACCTGCCCGGTCGGCGTCGCCACCCAGGATCCGGTGCTGCGCGCGCGCTTCACCGGCCAGCCCGAGCACGTCATCAACTACTTCTTCTTCGTCGCCGAGGAACTGCGCGCGATCATGGCCGAACTCGGCTTCCGCACCATCCCCGAGATGGTCGGCCGCGTCGACAAGCTCGACATGAAGAAGGCGATCAGCCACTGGAAGGCCAAGGGCGTCGATCTCTCCAAGGTGCTCTACCAGGCGCCGCTGGGTGACAGCCCCTCGCTCAACTGGAGCGAGACGCAAGACCACGGCCTCGAGAACGCGCTCGACAACGCGCTGATCGAAGCCGCTGCCGACGCGCTGGAAAACCGCCAGCCGGTGCGCATCGAAAAGCCCGTCATCAACGTCAACCGCACGGTCGGCGCGATGCTCTCGGGCGAAGTGGCGCGCCGTTTCGGCCATGCGGGCCTGCCCGACAACACGATCAACGTGAAGCTCACCGGCGTCGCCGGCCAGAGCTTCGCCGCCTGGCTTGCCCACGGCGTCACGCTCGACCTGACCGGCGATGCCAACGACTACGTCGGCAAGGGCCTGTCCGGTGGCCGCGTGATCGTGCGCCAGCCCGGCCACGTCGATCGTGATCCCACGAAGAACATCATCGTCGGCAACACCGTGCTCTACGGTGCGATCTCCGGCGAGGCGTTCTTCAACGGCGTCGGCGGCGAGCGCTTCGCGGTCCGCAACTCGGGCGCGATCGCGGTCGTCGAAGGCTGCGGCGACCACGGCTGCGAATACATGACCGGCGGCGTCGTGACGGTGCTGGGCAAGACCGGCCGCAACTTCGCGGCGGGCATGTCGGGCGGCATCGCCTACGTCTACGACGAGGACGGCGATTTCGCGAAGCTGGTCAACCCCTCGATGGTCGACCTGCTGCCGATCTCGGCAGACGCCGACGAGGAAGAGGGCACGGGCCGTCCGCAGCAGCGCACGTCCTCGGTCACCGACCTCGGCATGGGCGACCCGCTGCGCCACGACGCGGATCGCCTGCGCATCCTGCTCGAACGCCACCACCTGCACACCGGCTCGAAGCGAGCTCGCGCGCTGCTCGACGACTGGTCGAACACGCTGGGCAAGTTCGTCAAGGTGATGCCGCGCGACTACGCCAAGGCCCTGCGCCAGCAGGAGGCCGAACGCCTCGAAGCCGCCTCGGTCGCAGCAGAATAA
- a CDS encoding LptA/OstA family protein — protein MTAAPRMFTRAALVLPVLGLAALGGSQQLGAQVLSGHNSNAPVDYAADRIELQDKQDRVILSGNVDVKQAELRLRAARTVVNFTNQGSMQIQRITASGGVTVSRPDETATGDVGVYDFNQKIITMTGNATIKRTNGDTLRGGRLVVDLNSGVSSASAGPGGRVSGTFSVPKQKTNGN, from the coding sequence ATGACCGCCGCTCCCAGGATGTTCACCCGCGCCGCGCTCGTCCTGCCCGTGCTGGGCCTCGCCGCGCTGGGCGGGTCGCAGCAGCTCGGCGCGCAGGTGCTGTCGGGACACAACTCGAATGCCCCGGTGGACTATGCAGCGGACCGCATCGAACTGCAGGACAAGCAGGACCGGGTGATCCTGTCAGGCAACGTCGACGTCAAGCAGGCCGAACTGCGCCTGCGCGCGGCGCGCACGGTGGTGAACTTCACCAACCAGGGCTCGATGCAGATTCAGCGCATCACTGCGAGCGGCGGCGTCACCGTCTCCCGCCCGGACGAAACCGCAACGGGTGACGTCGGCGTCTACGACTTCAACCAGAAGATCATCACGATGACCGGCAATGCCACCATCAAGCGTACCAACGGCGACACGCTGCGCGGCGGGCGACTGGTGGTCGACCTCAACAGCGGCGTGTCTTCCGCCTCCGCAGGCCCCGGCGGACGCGTCTCGGGCACGTTCTCGGTCCCCAAGCAGAAGACCAACGGCAACTGA
- the ung gene encoding uracil-DNA glycosylase, which yields MTATQDVQNVPESWAAALGPALTTPETRRLGGWLKAEEAAGKRIYPPRGTRLRALELTPLDAVRVVILGQDPYHGPGQAHGLSFSVQEGVKVPPSLVNIYKELATDCGVKAPGHGNLEHWAKQGVLLLNNALTVEEGQAGSHQKKGWEAITDAAVAAVAAKAEPCVFMLWGSHARKKALNVQGLAESHHLVLTAPHPSPLSAHSGFFGCRHFSRANAFLRENGRGAIDW from the coding sequence ATGACGGCAACACAGGATGTCCAGAACGTCCCCGAAAGCTGGGCTGCGGCGCTTGGACCGGCCCTTACGACGCCCGAGACGCGTCGTCTCGGCGGCTGGCTCAAGGCTGAGGAAGCGGCGGGAAAGCGCATCTATCCGCCGCGCGGAACTCGGCTGCGGGCGCTGGAACTGACGCCGCTCGACGCGGTGCGCGTCGTGATTCTCGGACAGGATCCGTACCATGGGCCGGGGCAGGCGCATGGGCTGTCGTTTTCGGTGCAGGAGGGGGTGAAAGTGCCGCCCTCGTTGGTGAACATCTACAAGGAACTGGCGACGGACTGCGGTGTGAAGGCGCCAGGGCACGGGAATCTGGAGCATTGGGCGAAGCAGGGCGTGCTGCTGCTCAACAATGCGCTGACGGTCGAGGAAGGGCAGGCGGGGTCGCACCAGAAGAAGGGGTGGGAGGCGATCACCGATGCGGCCGTGGCGGCGGTGGCGGCCAAGGCGGAGCCTTGCGTGTTCATGCTCTGGGGCAGTCATGCCAGGAAGAAAGCGCTGAATGTTCAGGGACTTGCTGAGAGCCATCACCTCGTTCTGACCGCGCCGCACCCGAGCCCGCTTTCGGCGCATTCGGGGTTCTTCGGGTGCCGACATTTCAGCCGGGCCAACGCATTTCTGCGGGAAAATGGGCGCGGGGCGATCGACTGGTAA
- a CDS encoding putative quinol monooxygenase, whose protein sequence is MLLEIAEVEVRPGAEDQFANAMRDAGVAHLAACDGVVSARFGRGVENPSKFTFNVVWTSMEAHQNARNLPEFGQFRACFGDLTIGGAMSHYQMDEALTGPSAA, encoded by the coding sequence ATGCTCTTGGAGATCGCCGAAGTCGAAGTCCGCCCCGGCGCGGAAGACCAGTTCGCCAATGCCATGCGCGATGCCGGCGTAGCCCATCTCGCCGCCTGCGACGGCGTCGTTTCCGCCCGCTTCGGCAGGGGGGTGGAGAACCCGTCGAAGTTCACCTTCAACGTCGTGTGGACCTCGATGGAAGCCCATCAGAATGCCCGGAATCTCCCGGAATTCGGCCAGTTCCGCGCCTGCTTCGGCGACCTAACGATCGGCGGCGCGATGAGCCACTACCAGATGGACGAGGCCCTCACCGGACCATCGGCGGCCTGA
- a CDS encoding glutamate synthase subunit beta, which translates to MGKETGFLELDRQDRTYGPVEDRLKNYNEFVVPLSPEALKAQASRCMNCGVPHCHTGCPVNNIIPDWNHLVYEDDFKNALEVLHSTNNFPEFTGRICPAPCEAACTLNIIDEPVTIKSVECAIVDKGWQEGWITPQVPEKRTGKSVAVVGSGPAGMACAQQLARAGHAVTLFEKNDRVGGLMRYGIPDFKLEKHLINRRLVQMMAEGVEIKTSVEVGVTVSVASLKENFDAVVFAGGAEDPRPLAIPGFELPGVRYAMEFLTQQNKRNAGDDELRAAPRGTLSATGKHVIVIGGGDTGSDCVGTSNRQGAASVTQLEIMPRPPEKENKATSWPFWPLKLRTSSSHEEGATRDWAVLTKRVIGDNDVKGLECVRVEWKDGKMHEIEGSEFTLEADLIFLAMGFLGPRKAGMLDQSGVELDARGNVKANVFEYRTSDEKIWSCGDMRRGQSLVVWAIREGRQCARSVDEALMGKSELPR; encoded by the coding sequence ATGGGCAAGGAAACCGGCTTCCTCGAACTCGACCGCCAGGACCGTACGTACGGTCCGGTCGAGGATCGCCTGAAGAACTACAACGAGTTCGTCGTCCCCCTCTCGCCCGAGGCGCTGAAGGCGCAGGCGTCGCGCTGCATGAACTGCGGCGTGCCGCACTGCCACACCGGCTGCCCGGTCAACAACATCATCCCGGACTGGAACCACCTGGTCTACGAGGATGACTTCAAGAACGCGCTGGAAGTCCTCCACTCGACCAACAACTTCCCCGAGTTCACCGGCCGCATCTGCCCCGCCCCGTGCGAGGCGGCCTGCACGCTGAACATCATCGACGAGCCCGTGACCATCAAGTCGGTGGAATGCGCGATTGTCGACAAGGGATGGCAGGAAGGCTGGATCACGCCGCAGGTGCCCGAAAAGCGCACCGGCAAGTCGGTCGCCGTCGTCGGCTCCGGCCCGGCGGGCATGGCCTGCGCGCAGCAGCTGGCCCGCGCCGGTCACGCCGTGACCCTGTTCGAGAAGAACGACCGCGTCGGCGGGCTGATGCGCTACGGCATCCCCGACTTCAAGCTGGAGAAGCACCTCATCAACCGCCGCCTGGTGCAGATGATGGCCGAAGGCGTGGAGATCAAGACCTCGGTCGAAGTGGGCGTCACCGTCTCGGTCGCCTCGCTCAAGGAGAACTTCGACGCGGTGGTCTTCGCCGGCGGTGCGGAAGACCCGCGCCCGCTCGCGATCCCCGGCTTCGAGCTTCCGGGCGTGCGCTACGCGATGGAGTTCCTGACCCAGCAGAACAAGCGCAACGCCGGTGACGACGAACTGCGCGCCGCCCCGCGCGGCACGCTCTCGGCCACCGGCAAGCACGTCATCGTCATCGGCGGCGGCGACACCGGCTCGGACTGCGTCGGCACCTCGAACCGCCAGGGCGCCGCTTCGGTGACCCAGCTCGAGATCATGCCGCGCCCGCCCGAGAAGGAGAACAAGGCGACGTCGTGGCCGTTCTGGCCGCTCAAGCTGCGCACCTCTTCCAGCCATGAAGAAGGCGCCACGCGCGACTGGGCCGTGCTGACCAAGCGCGTCATCGGCGACAACGACGTCAAGGGCCTCGAATGCGTGCGCGTCGAGTGGAAGGACGGCAAGATGCACGAGATCGAAGGGAGCGAGTTCACGCTCGAGGCCGATCTCATCTTCCTCGCCATGGGCTTCCTCGGCCCCCGCAAGGCCGGGATGCTCGACCAGTCGGGCGTCGAGTTGGACGCACGCGGCAACGTCAAGGCGAACGTCTTCGAGTACCGCACCAGCGACGAGAAGATCTGGTCCTGCGGCGACATGCGCCGTGGCCAGTCGCTGGTCGTCTGGGCGATCCGCGAAGGCCGCCAGTGCGCCCGCTCGGTCGACGAGGCGCTGATGGGCAAGAGCGAACTGCCGCGCTGA
- a CDS encoding sugar transferase → MNAPFAARSLSKERTDADDLLVAPSLERRRLQCYLSLVLGDIVSIFVGFAATGYLLTGAQGLGGGIVHAQLILPIYLTLALYNGSYSTASLQEAWKGVFRALMAIMISMVVVVFVQFLIRPDADVSRSGFNGGAIAAMAIITWTRLQLRGLVRWRCGENVLNELIIDDGGPQVQLRGAIRISAAAMGLRPNLNDPNALDRVGLVLRNIDRVVVSCPAGRRAEWAMMLKGANVDGEVLDDEVARLGAQGARVVGKHGLLMVSAGPLGLRDRAMKRLFDVAFAGGAILALSPLLIAVALAVKLQDGGPVFFTQRRMGRGNRFFNMYKFRSMTEALCDSNGNVSASKDDQRITTVGRFIRRTSIDELPQLFNVLLGDMSLVGPRPHATGSLAGDKLFWEVDTRYWQRHSLKPGLSGLAQVRGFRGATDHESDLVNRLQADLEYLEGWTIMRDLQIIFLTMRVLVHDRAF, encoded by the coding sequence ATGAACGCGCCTTTTGCTGCGCGTTCGCTCTCCAAGGAGCGGACGGATGCCGACGACCTGCTCGTCGCACCTTCGCTCGAACGGCGGCGCTTGCAATGCTATCTCTCGCTGGTTCTTGGCGATATCGTCTCGATCTTCGTCGGCTTTGCTGCAACCGGTTACCTGCTGACCGGTGCGCAAGGCCTTGGCGGTGGCATCGTTCACGCACAGCTGATCCTGCCGATCTACCTGACGCTGGCGCTCTATAACGGCTCTTACTCCACCGCCTCGCTTCAGGAAGCCTGGAAGGGTGTGTTCCGCGCCCTGATGGCGATCATGATCTCCATGGTCGTGGTCGTCTTCGTGCAGTTCCTGATCCGTCCTGATGCCGACGTTTCGCGTTCGGGCTTCAATGGCGGCGCGATCGCGGCAATGGCAATCATCACCTGGACTCGCCTCCAGTTGCGCGGCCTGGTGCGGTGGCGCTGCGGTGAGAACGTCCTCAACGAACTCATCATCGACGATGGTGGCCCGCAGGTGCAACTGCGCGGCGCGATCCGCATTTCGGCGGCGGCCATGGGCTTGCGCCCGAACCTCAACGACCCCAACGCGCTCGACCGCGTCGGCCTCGTGCTGCGCAACATCGACCGAGTGGTGGTGAGCTGTCCGGCGGGACGACGCGCCGAATGGGCGATGATGCTCAAGGGCGCCAACGTCGACGGCGAAGTGCTCGACGACGAGGTGGCCCGGCTCGGTGCGCAGGGTGCCCGCGTGGTGGGCAAGCACGGCCTGCTGATGGTCTCGGCAGGCCCGCTGGGCCTGCGCGACCGCGCAATGAAGCGCCTGTTCGACGTCGCCTTCGCGGGCGGCGCGATCCTCGCTCTGTCACCACTGCTGATTGCGGTCGCTCTTGCGGTCAAGTTGCAGGACGGCGGCCCGGTGTTCTTCACCCAGCGCCGCATGGGTCGGGGCAACCGCTTCTTCAACATGTACAAGTTCCGTTCGATGACGGAAGCCTTGTGCGATTCGAACGGCAACGTCTCGGCCTCGAAGGACGACCAGCGCATCACAACGGTCGGTCGCTTCATTCGCCGCACCAGCATCGACGAACTGCCGCAACTGTTCAACGTGCTGCTCGGCGATATGAGCCTTGTCGGGCCGCGTCCTCATGCGACGGGCTCGCTGGCCGGAGACAAGCTGTTCTGGGAAGTCGATACGCGCTACTGGCAGCGCCATTCGCTCAAGCCGGGTCTCTCGGGGCTGGCGCAGGTGCGCGGCTTTCGCGGTGCGACCGACCATGAATCAGATCTGGTGAACCGCCTTCAGGCCGATCTTGAATATCTCGAAGGCTGGACGATCATGCGCGACCTGCAGATCATCTTCCTGACCATGCGCGTGCTGGTCCACGACCGGGCGTTCTGA
- a CDS encoding ribonuclease D: MAVHLHEEDLPEGVLAPGPVAVDTETMGLITARDRLCVVQISDGKGDEHLVRFNADSAYAAPNLKAVLADPARLKLYHFARFDLAAIEHYLGVTAAPVFCTKIASKLVRTYTDRHGLKDLVRELLGKEVSKQQQSSDWGAPELTDAQKDYAASDVRYLHAMHDILVTRLAREHRTELAQACFDFLPARARLDLAGWPEHDIFSHEAA; the protein is encoded by the coding sequence ATGGCTGTCCATCTCCACGAAGAAGATCTCCCCGAAGGCGTGCTCGCGCCGGGGCCCGTCGCCGTCGACACCGAGACCATGGGTCTCATCACCGCCCGGGACCGACTCTGCGTCGTCCAGATCTCGGACGGCAAGGGTGACGAACACCTTGTCCGCTTCAACGCAGACAGTGCCTATGCCGCGCCGAACCTGAAGGCGGTGCTGGCCGATCCGGCGCGCCTGAAGCTCTATCATTTCGCGCGCTTCGACCTCGCCGCGATAGAGCATTACCTCGGCGTCACCGCCGCACCGGTGTTCTGCACCAAGATCGCCAGCAAGCTGGTGCGCACCTATACCGACCGCCACGGCCTCAAGGATCTGGTGCGCGAACTGCTCGGCAAGGAAGTGTCGAAGCAGCAGCAGTCGAGCGACTGGGGCGCCCCGGAACTGACCGACGCGCAGAAGGACTATGCGGCATCGGACGTGCGGTACCTGCACGCCATGCATGACATCCTCGTCACGCGTCTGGCACGCGAACATCGCACGGAACTCGCACAAGCCTGTTTCGATTTCCTTCCGGCGCGCGCCCGTCTGGACCTTGCAGGCTGGCCGGAGCACGACATATTCAGCCACGAAGCAGCCTGA
- the lptC gene encoding LPS export ABC transporter periplasmic protein LptC, translated as MSVEAVQIRNRRRHFAAPGGSHDRLVALLAKVLPAGIGLVAAVMILVPLSPRGEISFLLDRNKVAITSERLRADNAAYRGKDNKNRDFVVTSGTAVQKTATTPIVEMLGLKALMNLQDGPAEIVAPRGAYNYDSEQIAVDGPVNFAAPDGYSMTTRNVAVDVKNQTAVGSGGVDGTVPTGTFRADSMHADLENRTVTLEGNARLRMTPGKIRIPK; from the coding sequence ATGTCCGTCGAAGCCGTCCAGATCCGCAACCGCCGTCGGCATTTCGCCGCGCCCGGTGGTTCGCATGACCGGCTCGTCGCGCTGCTGGCCAAGGTGCTTCCGGCCGGCATCGGCCTCGTCGCCGCGGTGATGATCCTTGTGCCCCTGTCGCCGCGCGGAGAGATCAGCTTCCTGCTCGACCGCAACAAGGTGGCGATCACCAGCGAGCGCCTGCGCGCCGACAATGCGGCCTACCGTGGCAAGGACAACAAGAACCGCGACTTCGTGGTGACGTCGGGCACCGCCGTTCAAAAGACCGCCACGACGCCCATCGTCGAGATGCTGGGCCTCAAGGCGCTGATGAACCTCCAGGACGGCCCCGCAGAGATCGTCGCCCCGCGCGGCGCCTACAACTACGACAGCGAACAGATCGCGGTCGACGGGCCGGTGAACTTCGCCGCGCCCGACGGCTACAGCATGACCACGCGCAACGTCGCCGTCGACGTCAAGAACCAGACCGCCGTCGGCTCGGGCGGCGTGGACGGCACCGTACCGACCGGCACGTTCCGCGCCGATTCGATGCACGCCGACCTCGAGAACCGCACCGTGACCCTCGAAGGCAATGCCCGCCTGCGCATGACGCCGGGCAAGATCAGGATACCGAAATGA